The following coding sequences lie in one Eriocheir sinensis breed Jianghai 21 chromosome 19, ASM2467909v1, whole genome shotgun sequence genomic window:
- the LOC127000648 gene encoding uncharacterized protein LOC127000648 yields MLEVGLEVLRLGSTSTTVNTTTASTTTSMKGIMSFLLATCLALASGDHGPEGSVHCHCGVFATRHGGLVQLDEFPHEHVADCSKVLECKTVCQNAWHKMMGSGNLDATTPDGITVGQQFCNNIVGDGLSNFGPHKVHGYSNICHGPLLYDDLESTEPLCCTDGLYKPCPSTTHIH; encoded by the exons ATGCTGGAGGTGGGCTTGGAGGTCCTCAGACTCGGCTCCACCAgcaccactgtcaacaccaccacagccagcaccaccaccagtatgAAGGGGATAATGAGCTTCCTCCTCGCCACCTGCCTCGCCCTGGCCAG cGGGGACCACGGACCAGAGGGATCCGTGCACTGTCACTGCGGAGTCTTCGCCACCAGGCACGGGGGTCTGGTGCAGCTGGACGAATTCCCCCACGAGCACGTCGCCGATTGTTCAAAGGTCCTCGAGTGCAAGACCGTGTGCCAGAAtgcg TGGCATAAGATGATGGGCAGCGGAAACCTGGATGCTACCACTCCAGACGGCATCACTGTGGGCCAGCAGTTCTGTAACAACATTGTCGGCGACGGACTCTCAAACTTCGGACCCCACAAG gtgCACGGGTACAGCAACATCTGCCACGGTCCCCTGCTGTATGATGATCTTGAGTCCACCGAACCCCTGTGCTGCACCGACGGCCTCTACAAGCCATGCCCCAGTACCACTCACATACactag